Proteins found in one Amycolatopsis aidingensis genomic segment:
- a CDS encoding sodium:calcium antiporter, whose protein sequence is MAAGQWPLAWAVAVFVIAGAATILGGVRLAGLADTLADRTGWGEAVFGAVLFGLVTSLSGLVMTGASASAGNGELAYSNAVGGIAVQTLAIVAADLAYRRVNLEHAAASAQNLLFGCLLIVLLGTALLASFSPRIAVLGVHPASVAMVLLYLGGLRLINNQERPMWRAVRTQETRPDEQEDGSRFEHRGNASLWTEFVPIALAVAAGGWAVARAAESVVAATGLSAGLVGAVFMGLVNALPETVTAIAAVRQGALTLAVAAIIGGNSLDALNLVVGDIALRGGSLFHAATPDQLFLTTATLLMTAILLGGLLVRQRKGWWRLGFDGVLLTIIYAATVVTLSF, encoded by the coding sequence ATGGCCGCGGGGCAGTGGCCGCTGGCGTGGGCGGTGGCCGTGTTCGTCATCGCCGGTGCGGCGACCATCCTTGGCGGCGTCCGCCTTGCCGGCCTTGCGGACACGCTCGCCGACCGCACCGGCTGGGGCGAAGCCGTTTTCGGTGCGGTGCTGTTCGGGCTGGTCACCTCGCTTTCCGGTCTGGTGATGACGGGTGCCAGCGCCTCGGCAGGCAACGGTGAGCTGGCCTACAGCAACGCGGTGGGCGGTATCGCGGTGCAGACGCTCGCGATCGTGGCCGCCGACCTCGCCTACCGCAGGGTGAACCTGGAACACGCGGCCGCGTCGGCGCAGAACCTGCTGTTCGGCTGCCTGCTGATCGTGCTGCTGGGCACGGCGCTGCTGGCCTCGTTCAGCCCGCGGATCGCGGTCCTCGGGGTGCACCCGGCCTCGGTGGCCATGGTGCTGCTCTACCTCGGGGGACTGCGACTGATCAACAACCAGGAGCGGCCGATGTGGCGCGCCGTGCGCACCCAGGAGACCCGGCCGGACGAGCAGGAGGACGGCAGCCGCTTCGAGCACCGCGGCAACGCCTCGCTCTGGACGGAGTTCGTGCCGATCGCCCTCGCGGTGGCCGCGGGTGGCTGGGCGGTCGCCCGCGCGGCCGAGAGCGTCGTCGCCGCGACGGGACTGAGCGCCGGCCTGGTCGGGGCGGTCTTCATGGGGCTGGTCAACGCGCTGCCGGAGACCGTCACGGCGATCGCGGCGGTCCGCCAGGGTGCGCTGACGCTCGCGGTGGCCGCGATCATCGGCGGCAACAGCCTCGACGCCCTCAATCTCGTGGTGGGCGATATCGCCCTCCGCGGTGGCTCACTGTTCCACGCCGCCACCCCGGACCAGCTTTTCCTCACCACGGCGACCTTGCTGATGACGGCCATCCTGCTCGGCGGGCTGCTGGTGCGGCAGCGGAAGGGCTGGTGGCGGCTGGGCTTCGACGGCGTCCTGCTCACCATCATCTACGCGGCCACGGTGGTGACCCTCTCCTTCTGA
- a CDS encoding GlsB/YeaQ/YmgE family stress response membrane protein translates to MIGFIVAGLIIGALARLLKPGKQRLGIIATLLLGLAGSVIGGTVANLLGTGSIFELNVFGFIVAVIAALALIGVAEGISARSGRKRAEH, encoded by the coding sequence TTGATCGGCTTCATTGTCGCCGGTTTGATCATCGGCGCGCTGGCACGGCTGCTCAAACCGGGTAAGCAGCGGCTGGGCATCATCGCCACGCTGCTACTCGGACTGGCCGGTTCGGTCATCGGCGGGACCGTGGCCAACCTGCTCGGTACCGGCAGCATCTTCGAGCTGAACGTGTTCGGCTTCATCGTCGCGGTCATCGCGGCCCTGGCGCTGATCGGAGTCGCCGAGGGCATCAGCGCCCGCTCCGGACGCAAGCGAGCCGAACACTAA